A region from the Aeromicrobium choanae genome encodes:
- a CDS encoding GNAT family N-acetyltransferase — MSVTIDVLDPTDHGSFVEFHDVYLRSNERYIDQPWSADELRVLLIGDAYTRCDSLLLRDGETVVAVALAELPERDNATTAFAEVWVPPELRRRGHGTALLERLELRVAEDGRDQVLTETLRPIEDETGSGREFMLARGYRFDTQLVQRELALPADVPPAEPRDGYTLTAWRGAPPQQWLEQYAHLRALLNQEAPSGETQLENEYWDPDRLLHEVDQWKRQHRVAQTVVAVAPDGTLAGHTQLLFPHGTPEVYQWDTLVLPEHRGHGLGFSLKQQAMREASDQMAGRRRVVTWNDAQNDHMIAVNEDLGYRASAWADQWVKHLG, encoded by the coding sequence ATGAGCGTGACCATCGACGTGCTCGATCCCACCGACCACGGCAGCTTCGTGGAGTTCCACGACGTCTACCTGCGGTCCAACGAGCGCTACATCGACCAGCCGTGGTCGGCCGACGAGCTGCGGGTGCTGCTCATCGGCGACGCGTACACCCGCTGCGACTCCCTGCTGCTGCGCGACGGTGAGACCGTCGTCGCGGTGGCGCTGGCCGAGCTGCCCGAGCGTGACAACGCCACCACCGCGTTCGCGGAGGTGTGGGTCCCGCCCGAGCTGCGCCGGCGGGGCCACGGCACCGCCCTGCTGGAGCGCCTCGAGCTGCGCGTGGCGGAGGACGGCCGCGACCAGGTCCTCACCGAGACGCTGCGTCCGATCGAGGACGAGACCGGGTCCGGTCGTGAGTTCATGCTGGCTCGTGGCTACCGGTTCGACACGCAGCTGGTCCAGCGCGAGCTGGCCCTGCCGGCCGACGTGCCGCCCGCCGAACCGCGGGACGGGTACACCCTGACCGCGTGGCGGGGCGCCCCGCCGCAGCAGTGGCTCGAGCAGTACGCGCACCTGCGCGCGCTGCTCAACCAGGAGGCCCCGTCCGGCGAGACGCAGCTGGAGAACGAGTACTGGGACCCCGACCGCCTGCTGCACGAGGTCGACCAGTGGAAGCGCCAGCACCGGGTCGCCCAGACCGTGGTGGCGGTCGCGCCCGACGGCACGCTCGCCGGCCACACGCAGCTGCTGTTCCCGCACGGGACGCCCGAGGTCTACCAGTGGGACACGCTCGTGCTGCCCGAGCACCGAGGCCACGGGCTCGGCTTCTCGCTCAAGCAGCAGGCCATGCGCGAGGCCAGCGACCAGATGGCCGGCCGCCGCCGCGTCGTGACCTGGAACGACGCCCAGAACGACCACATGATCGCCGTCAACGAGGACCTCGGCTACCGCGCCAGCGCGTGGGCCGACCAGTGGGTCAAGCACCTCGGCTGA
- the rpsI gene encoding 30S ribosomal protein S9, with the protein MAETTTEETEYTTNSEGVAYTSESSGAAAAGEIKSIIAPGSATGRRKEAVARVRIVPGTGVWTVNGKPLEEHLPNKLHQQIAKEALAVTGLLDSFDVIARVSGGGMTGQAGALRLGVARSLNAIDVDVNRPTLKKAGLLTRDSRIKERKKAGLKKARKAPQYSKR; encoded by the coding sequence GTGGCTGAGACCACCACCGAAGAGACCGAGTACACCACCAACTCCGAGGGTGTCGCCTACACGTCGGAGTCCTCCGGCGCTGCCGCGGCCGGCGAGATCAAGTCGATCATCGCCCCCGGGTCGGCGACCGGCCGTCGCAAGGAGGCCGTGGCCCGGGTTCGCATCGTTCCCGGCACCGGCGTCTGGACCGTCAACGGCAAGCCGCTCGAGGAGCACCTGCCGAACAAGCTGCACCAGCAGATCGCCAAGGAGGCGCTGGCCGTCACCGGCCTGCTGGACTCCTTCGACGTGATCGCTCGCGTCAGCGGTGGCGGCATGACCGGCCAGGCCGGCGCGCTGCGCCTCGGTGTGGCCCGTTCGCTCAACGCGATCGACGTCGACGTCAACCGACCCACCTTGAAGAAGGCCGGCCTCCTGACCCGCGACTCGCGGATCAAGGAGCGCAAGAAGGCTGGACTCAAGAAGGCCCGCAAGGCGCCGCAGTACAGCAAGCGCTGA
- a CDS encoding NAD(P)H-hydrate epimerase encodes MLTAHTVAQVRAAEEVAAAQQGWDALMQHAATALAHRVAQVVPAHEPLVVLVGPGNNGGDALFAAAHWCREGRRVNLCLLDPSAVHAAGLEAAREAGARVVEGPEGHRFVVDAIFGIGARPGLEGTAAAWAQWIERERPFVVAVDVPSGIGVDDGRLDGPAVRADVTVTFATAKYGLLAGPAADLAGDVRVVDIGLDLAAEPALESLGPGDGARFRDAIVPGRDAHKYTRGVLGVRAGSPQYAGAAHLCVAGAQAGPAGMIRFVGAQELARRVVDRAPEIVARRGRVQAWVVGSGGEDTPAPLAAALGDGVPVVVDATALHHLPDSFEVDALLTPHAGELAAVLGTDREAVEADPLRHAREAAARWNATVLLKGPRTVIAAPDGRLRVNLTGTPWLGTAGSGDVLAGFIGSLLATGLDSFDAGSVGALLHGLAAERLGGPLVASDVARELRPVLHDFCDSVRPDRARQTESRHEGRAGGDLS; translated from the coding sequence ATGCTGACCGCCCACACCGTCGCGCAGGTGCGCGCGGCGGAGGAGGTCGCCGCCGCCCAGCAGGGCTGGGACGCCCTCATGCAGCACGCCGCCACGGCACTGGCGCACCGGGTGGCGCAGGTCGTGCCCGCCCACGAGCCGCTCGTCGTCCTGGTCGGCCCGGGCAACAACGGCGGCGACGCGCTGTTCGCCGCCGCGCACTGGTGCCGCGAGGGCCGGCGGGTCAACCTGTGCCTGCTCGACCCGTCGGCGGTCCACGCAGCCGGGCTGGAGGCCGCGCGCGAGGCCGGCGCCCGCGTGGTCGAGGGTCCCGAGGGCCACCGCTTCGTCGTCGACGCGATCTTCGGCATCGGCGCGCGCCCCGGGCTCGAGGGCACGGCGGCGGCGTGGGCGCAGTGGATCGAGCGCGAGCGGCCCTTCGTGGTGGCCGTCGACGTGCCGTCGGGCATCGGCGTCGACGACGGCCGGCTCGACGGGCCCGCGGTCCGTGCCGACGTCACGGTCACCTTCGCCACCGCCAAGTACGGCCTGCTGGCCGGTCCGGCGGCCGACCTGGCCGGCGACGTGCGGGTCGTCGACATCGGACTCGACCTCGCCGCGGAGCCCGCCCTCGAGTCACTCGGGCCGGGCGACGGTGCCCGGTTCCGCGATGCGATCGTGCCGGGCCGCGACGCCCACAAGTACACGCGTGGCGTGCTCGGAGTCCGCGCCGGCTCCCCGCAGTACGCCGGTGCCGCCCACCTGTGCGTCGCGGGTGCCCAGGCCGGTCCGGCGGGCATGATCCGCTTCGTCGGCGCGCAGGAGCTCGCGCGCCGCGTCGTCGACCGCGCGCCCGAGATCGTCGCCCGCCGCGGCCGGGTCCAGGCCTGGGTGGTCGGGTCGGGCGGCGAGGACACCCCCGCGCCCCTGGCCGCCGCGCTCGGCGACGGCGTGCCGGTGGTCGTGGACGCGACGGCGCTGCACCACCTGCCCGACTCCTTCGAGGTCGACGCCCTCCTGACGCCGCACGCCGGCGAGCTCGCCGCGGTCCTCGGCACCGACCGAGAGGCCGTCGAGGCCGACCCGCTGCGCCACGCCCGCGAGGCGGCCGCACGGTGGAACGCCACGGTGCTGCTCAAGGGGCCGCGCACGGTCATCGCCGCTCCCGACGGGCGCCTGCGGGTGAACCTCACCGGCACCCCATGGCTGGGCACGGCCGGCTCGGGCGACGTGCTGGCGGGGTTCATCGGCTCGCTGCTCGCCACCGGGCTCGACTCCTTCGACGCCGGCTCGGTGGGCGCGCTGCTGCACGGGCTCGCCGCCGAGCGCCTCGGCGGCCCTCTCGTGGCCTCCGACGTCGCGCGCGAGCTCCGGCCCGTCCTCCACGACTTCTGTGACAGTGTTCGCCCGGATCGGGCCCGCCAGACCGAATCCCGTCACGAAGGTCGAGCGGGAGGTGATCTTTCGTGA
- the glmS gene encoding glutamine--fructose-6-phosphate transaminase (isomerizing), translating to MCGIVGYVGHRQALDVVMGGLRRLEYRGYDSTGVGVVDGDKIAWAKKAGKLANLDAELSEHPLPASTTGIGHTRWATHGGPTDANAHPHLDPGERVAVVHNGIIENFMVLRDELEGAGYEFASETDTEVVAHLLHRELQQTADLPDAVRAVCRQLQGAFTLVFADALNPGVVVGARRNSPLVVGRGDGENFLGSDVAAFIDYTAEAIELGQDQVVTITADSIEVTDFDGHEAPTTAYTVDWDVTAAEKGGYEWFMAKEIDEQPKAVADTLLGRVGTDGRLQLDEMRLSDDELREIDKIIVIACGTASYAGLVAKYAIEHWTRIPCEVELASEFRYRDPIIDRSTLVVAISQSGETMDTLMAIRYARQQRARVLSICNTNGSTIPRESDAVIYTHAGPEIAVASTKGFLSQMVACYLLGLYLAQVKGAKYGDEISHVIDELHAIPAKVQRMLDEGDQVRKLAADLVDRRSFLFLGRHVGYPVALEGALKLKELAYVHAEGFAAGELKHGPIALVEKGLPMFVVVPPRARDQLQEKIVSNIQEVRARGAYTIVLVEDGDDSVVPFADVVIRLPRTPTLLQPLVATVPLQIFAGELAELLGHDVDQPRNLAKSVTVE from the coding sequence ATGTGTGGAATCGTCGGATACGTGGGCCATCGTCAGGCGTTGGACGTCGTGATGGGCGGTCTGCGACGGCTGGAATACCGCGGCTACGACTCCACCGGAGTCGGCGTCGTCGACGGTGACAAGATCGCCTGGGCGAAGAAGGCGGGCAAGCTCGCGAACCTCGACGCCGAGCTGTCCGAGCACCCGCTGCCGGCCTCCACCACCGGCATCGGCCACACCCGCTGGGCCACCCACGGCGGCCCCACCGACGCGAACGCCCACCCTCACCTCGACCCGGGCGAGCGGGTCGCCGTCGTGCACAACGGCATCATCGAGAACTTCATGGTCCTGCGCGACGAACTCGAGGGCGCCGGCTACGAGTTCGCGTCCGAGACCGACACCGAGGTCGTCGCCCACCTCCTGCACCGCGAGCTGCAGCAGACCGCAGACCTCCCCGACGCCGTGCGCGCCGTGTGCCGGCAGCTGCAGGGCGCGTTCACCCTCGTGTTCGCCGACGCCCTGAACCCCGGCGTCGTCGTGGGCGCCCGCCGCAACTCCCCGCTCGTGGTCGGTCGGGGTGACGGGGAGAACTTCCTCGGCTCCGACGTGGCCGCGTTCATCGACTACACGGCCGAGGCCATCGAGCTGGGCCAGGACCAGGTCGTCACGATCACCGCCGACTCGATCGAGGTCACCGACTTCGACGGCCACGAGGCCCCCACCACCGCCTACACCGTCGACTGGGACGTCACCGCCGCCGAGAAGGGCGGCTACGAGTGGTTCATGGCCAAGGAGATCGACGAGCAGCCCAAGGCGGTCGCGGACACCCTCCTCGGCCGCGTCGGCACCGACGGCCGCCTCCAGCTCGACGAGATGCGCCTCTCCGACGACGAGCTGCGCGAGATCGACAAGATCATCGTCATCGCGTGCGGCACGGCCTCCTACGCCGGCCTCGTGGCCAAGTACGCGATCGAGCACTGGACCCGCATCCCGTGCGAGGTCGAGCTCGCGTCGGAGTTCCGCTACCGCGACCCGATCATCGACCGCTCCACGCTGGTCGTGGCGATCAGCCAGTCGGGCGAGACCATGGACACCCTGATGGCCATCCGGTACGCGCGCCAGCAGCGCGCCCGGGTGCTGTCGATCTGCAACACCAACGGCTCCACGATCCCGCGCGAGTCCGACGCGGTGATCTACACGCACGCGGGTCCCGAGATCGCGGTCGCCTCCACCAAGGGCTTCCTGTCGCAGATGGTCGCCTGCTACCTGCTCGGTCTCTACCTCGCGCAGGTCAAGGGCGCGAAGTACGGCGACGAGATCAGCCACGTCATCGACGAGCTGCACGCGATTCCCGCGAAGGTGCAGCGGATGCTCGACGAGGGCGACCAGGTGCGCAAGCTCGCCGCCGACCTCGTCGACCGGCGCTCGTTCCTGTTCCTGGGCCGTCACGTGGGCTACCCCGTGGCGCTCGAGGGCGCGCTGAAGCTCAAGGAGCTGGCCTACGTGCACGCGGAGGGCTTCGCGGCCGGCGAGCTCAAGCACGGTCCGATCGCCCTGGTCGAGAAGGGCCTGCCGATGTTCGTCGTCGTGCCGCCCCGGGCCCGCGACCAGCTGCAGGAGAAGATCGTCAGCAACATCCAGGAGGTGCGGGCCCGCGGTGCCTACACGATCGTCCTGGTCGAGGACGGCGACGACTCGGTCGTGCCCTTCGCGGACGTGGTGATCCGGCTGCCGAGGACGCCCACCCTGCTCCAGCCCCTCGTGGCCACCGTGCCGCTGCAGATCTTCGCCGGCGAGCTGGCCGAGCTGCTGGGTCACGACGTCGACCAGCCGCGCAACCTGGCCAAGTCCGTCACGGTCGAGTGA
- the rplM gene encoding 50S ribosomal protein L13 yields the protein MRTYSPKPADITRQWHVIDAQDIVLGRLSVAAATLLRGKHKPTYAPHVDGGDFVIIINADKVALSGNKRTDKNVYRHSGYPGGLKQIAYGDLLDKDARKAIEKSVRGMLPKNRLGRQLITKLKVYAGPDHPHAAQKPQPFEITQISQ from the coding sequence GTGCGTACGTACAGCCCGAAGCCTGCTGACATCACCCGTCAGTGGCACGTCATCGATGCCCAGGACATTGTCCTGGGCCGTCTCTCGGTTGCCGCGGCGACCCTTCTGCGTGGCAAGCACAAGCCCACCTACGCGCCCCATGTCGACGGTGGTGACTTCGTCATCATCATCAACGCCGACAAGGTCGCGCTGTCGGGCAACAAGCGCACCGACAAGAACGTCTACCGCCACAGCGGTTACCCGGGCGGCCTGAAGCAGATCGCCTACGGCGACCTGCTCGACAAGGACGCCCGCAAGGCGATCGAGAAGTCGGTGCGTGGCATGCTCCCCAAGAACCGCCTCGGCCGTCAGCTCATCACGAAGCTGAAGGTCTACGCCGGCCCGGATCACCCGCATGCCGCCCAGAAGCCCCAGCCGTTCGAGATCACGCAGATCTCCCAGTAA
- the coaA gene encoding type I pantothenate kinase — MVGMSRDPSPYVELERSAWAELARDAVQPMSREEIERVRGLGEELDLEEVQQVYVPLTQLISLRVRLAEALYRATERFLGDPQPDRVPFIIGLAGSVAVGKSTTARLLRDLLAQHDDHAHVALVTTDGFLLPNAELERRGIMHRKGFPESYDRKALLRFVMQAKSGAEHIEAPVYDHLTYDRTDETVSLKRPDILIVEGLNVLAPPRTRGDGSPGLAISDFFDFSVYVDANSRDIRRWYISRFLRLRETAFADPASYFHRYSTLTDSEAVMRAEELWDTINWPNLRENVATTRGRADLVLRKSADHTVEWVRLRKL, encoded by the coding sequence ATGGTCGGTATGTCACGGGACCCGTCCCCCTACGTGGAGCTCGAGCGCTCGGCGTGGGCCGAGCTCGCACGCGATGCCGTCCAGCCGATGTCCCGCGAGGAGATCGAGCGCGTCCGAGGCCTGGGCGAGGAGCTCGATCTCGAAGAGGTGCAGCAGGTCTACGTGCCCCTGACGCAGCTGATCAGCCTGCGCGTGCGGCTGGCCGAGGCGCTCTACCGGGCCACCGAGCGGTTCCTCGGCGACCCCCAGCCCGACCGCGTGCCGTTCATCATCGGCCTGGCCGGATCGGTCGCGGTGGGCAAGTCCACCACCGCGCGCCTGCTGCGCGACCTGCTGGCCCAGCACGACGACCACGCGCACGTCGCCCTCGTGACCACCGACGGCTTCCTGCTGCCGAACGCCGAGCTCGAGCGGCGCGGCATCATGCACCGCAAGGGCTTCCCCGAGTCGTACGACCGCAAGGCGCTGCTGCGCTTCGTGATGCAGGCCAAGAGCGGCGCCGAGCACATCGAGGCTCCGGTCTACGACCACCTCACCTACGACCGCACCGACGAGACCGTCTCGTTGAAGCGCCCCGACATCCTCATCGTCGAGGGCCTCAACGTCCTCGCTCCCCCACGGACCCGCGGCGACGGCTCGCCCGGGCTGGCGATCAGCGACTTCTTCGACTTCTCGGTCTACGTCGACGCCAACAGCCGCGACATCCGGCGCTGGTACATCAGCCGCTTCCTGCGGCTGCGCGAGACCGCCTTCGCCGATCCCGCGTCGTACTTCCACCGCTACAGCACCCTGACCGACTCCGAGGCCGTCATGCGCGCCGAGGAGCTCTGGGACACGATCAACTGGCCGAACCTGCGCGAGAACGTGGCCACCACCCGCGGCCGCGCCGACCTCGTGCTGCGCAAGTCGGCCGATCACACCGTCGAGTGGGTCCGGCTCCGCAAGCTCTGA
- a CDS encoding citrate synthase, translating into MTDKQTLTIRDNRSGEDYEVEITDGSIRAADLGKIGKSDDDPGLAVYDPGFTNTASTRSAVTYIDGEKGILEYRGYPIEQLAESSTYLEVAYLLIHGELPTKEQHDQWVHEITFHTFVHENLKSQLQGFRYDAHPMGMLLSSVGALSTFYPEARNIKDPQIRHEQIVRMIAKMPTLGAWSFRHAQGKPYVYPDNDLSYTENFLSMLFRMSEPKYDPDPRLAKALEVLFILHADHEQNASTNAVRSVGSSQVDPYSAVTAGIAALYGPLHGGANEAVLKMLKRIKTKENVPAFIEGVKNGDERLMGFGHRVYKNYDPRATIIKKACDDVFEVTGVNPLLEVAQELEKIALEDEYFVKRKLYPNVDFYSGLIYEALQFPPEMFTVLFAIPRTSGWLAQWLELVDDPEQKIARPKQIYTGGRQLDFVPASERWK; encoded by the coding sequence GTGACCGACAAGCAGACGCTGACCATTCGTGACAACCGCTCCGGCGAGGACTACGAGGTCGAGATCACCGACGGCAGCATCCGCGCCGCGGACCTGGGCAAGATCGGCAAGTCCGACGACGACCCGGGCCTGGCCGTCTACGATCCGGGCTTCACCAACACCGCCTCCACGCGCAGCGCCGTCACCTACATCGACGGCGAGAAGGGCATCCTCGAGTACCGGGGCTACCCCATCGAGCAGCTCGCGGAGTCCTCCACCTACCTGGAGGTCGCCTACCTGCTCATCCACGGCGAGCTGCCCACGAAGGAGCAGCACGACCAGTGGGTGCACGAGATCACCTTCCACACGTTCGTGCACGAGAACCTCAAGAGCCAGCTGCAGGGCTTCCGCTACGACGCGCACCCCATGGGCATGCTGCTGTCGAGCGTCGGCGCCCTGTCGACGTTCTACCCCGAGGCCCGCAACATCAAGGACCCGCAGATCCGCCACGAGCAGATCGTGCGCATGATCGCGAAGATGCCGACGCTCGGTGCCTGGTCCTTCCGCCACGCGCAGGGCAAGCCGTACGTCTACCCCGACAACGACCTGTCGTACACCGAGAACTTCCTCTCGATGCTGTTCCGGATGAGCGAGCCGAAGTACGACCCGGACCCGCGCCTGGCCAAGGCCCTCGAGGTGCTGTTCATCCTGCACGCCGATCACGAGCAGAACGCCTCCACCAACGCGGTGCGCTCGGTGGGCTCCAGCCAGGTCGACCCGTACTCGGCCGTCACCGCCGGCATCGCGGCCCTGTACGGCCCGCTGCACGGTGGCGCCAACGAGGCCGTCCTGAAGATGCTCAAGCGCATCAAGACCAAGGAGAACGTCCCGGCGTTCATCGAGGGCGTCAAGAACGGCGACGAGCGCCTCATGGGCTTCGGCCACCGGGTCTACAAGAACTACGACCCGCGCGCCACGATCATCAAGAAGGCGTGCGACGACGTCTTCGAGGTCACCGGCGTCAACCCGCTGCTCGAGGTCGCCCAGGAGCTGGAGAAGATCGCGCTCGAGGACGAGTACTTCGTCAAGCGCAAGCTCTACCCGAACGTCGACTTCTACTCCGGCCTGATCTACGAGGCGCTGCAGTTCCCGCCGGAGATGTTCACGGTGCTGTTCGCCATCCCCCGCACGTCGGGCTGGCTGGCGCAGTGGCTCGAGCTCGTCGACGACCCGGAGCAGAAGATCGCCCGTCCCAAGCAGATCTACACCGGCGGGCGCCAGCTGGACTTCGTCCCGGCCAGCGAGCGCTGGAAGTGA
- a CDS encoding thioesterase family protein, which translates to MRTDDVPVGCYELADRGQDEHGRVREVFAPTAAAGSPWSDDLQHGGPVGAVLTRSMRRLPQSVPGRIARTTVEILGPVLMAPIEVSASIARPGRKISLLSAVASQGGRPVAQASAWWLRTADSTDVVHVPEAPIAAPTQQELDHGELGVPASWRRGFVGSLEWAVRTQIGRIDGPAVAWASMPYPLVAGEDDDELERSIAIADAASGVGSRLDPRDWVFMNTELTVHLADRPAGVWTGLVAESSIGRDGVGLSSAVLHDLTGPVGRVAQSLLLERL; encoded by the coding sequence GTGAGAACTGACGACGTCCCGGTCGGGTGCTACGAGCTCGCCGACCGCGGGCAGGACGAGCACGGCCGGGTGCGGGAGGTCTTCGCGCCCACGGCGGCCGCGGGCAGCCCGTGGAGCGACGACCTCCAGCACGGCGGCCCGGTCGGCGCGGTCCTGACGCGGTCGATGCGGCGGCTGCCGCAGTCCGTTCCCGGTCGCATCGCCCGGACCACGGTCGAGATCCTCGGCCCGGTCCTGATGGCCCCGATCGAGGTCTCGGCGTCGATCGCGCGGCCCGGCCGGAAGATCTCCCTGCTGTCGGCGGTCGCATCGCAAGGAGGGCGGCCGGTGGCGCAGGCCTCCGCCTGGTGGTTGCGCACCGCCGACTCCACCGATGTCGTTCACGTGCCGGAGGCGCCGATCGCCGCGCCGACGCAGCAGGAGCTGGATCACGGCGAGCTCGGAGTGCCGGCCAGCTGGCGCCGCGGCTTCGTGGGCTCGCTGGAGTGGGCCGTGCGCACGCAGATCGGCCGGATCGACGGTCCTGCCGTGGCGTGGGCCTCGATGCCCTACCCGCTCGTCGCGGGCGAGGACGACGACGAGCTCGAGCGGTCCATCGCGATCGCCGACGCGGCCAGCGGCGTCGGCTCGAGGCTGGACCCGCGGGACTGGGTCTTCATGAACACCGAGCTGACGGTGCACCTCGCCGATCGGCCCGCCGGGGTCTGGACCGGGCTCGTGGCCGAGTCGTCGATCGGGCGCGACGGCGTGGGCCTGAGCTCCGCCGTGCTCCACGACCTCACCGGACCCGTGGGACGTGTCGCCCAGTCGCTGCTGCTCGAGCGCCTCTGA
- a CDS encoding GNAT family N-acetyltransferase, with the protein MVTVEPGGLERDDVRALLSEHLTDMFATSPAESVHALDLDALRHEAISFWTAREEGRLLGCGALKDLGSGHGEIKSMRTSALARGRGVATTLLEHLVRASRDRGFTRLSLETGTQPYFAPARRLYVRHGFEPCEPFADYALDPNSVFLTRAI; encoded by the coding sequence GTGGTCACCGTGGAGCCGGGCGGGCTCGAACGCGACGACGTCCGGGCGTTGCTGTCCGAGCACCTCACCGACATGTTCGCCACCAGTCCCGCCGAGAGCGTGCACGCCCTCGACCTCGACGCGCTGCGCCACGAGGCGATCAGCTTCTGGACCGCTCGCGAGGAGGGCCGGCTGCTGGGCTGCGGAGCGCTCAAGGACCTCGGGTCCGGGCACGGCGAGATCAAGTCGATGCGCACCTCGGCGCTCGCCCGCGGCCGTGGTGTCGCCACCACGCTGCTCGAGCACCTCGTGCGGGCGTCCCGCGACCGCGGCTTCACCCGGCTGAGTCTCGAGACCGGGACCCAGCCGTACTTCGCGCCCGCCCGGCGCCTCTACGTCCGGCACGGGTTCGAGCCGTGCGAGCCGTTCGCCGACTACGCGCTCGACCCGAACAGCGTCTTCCTCACCCGCGCGATCTGA
- the glmM gene encoding phosphoglucosamine mutase produces the protein MGRIFGTDGVRGLANRDLTAELAVDLSVAAAHVLGEAGAFADQRPTAVVARDTRASGEFLEAAVVAGLASAGVDVHRLGVVPTPGAAYLTAFLEADMGVMISASHNPMPDNGIKFLARGGVKLDDAIEAAIEQRLEEPWDRPTGADVGRVGDSHAGLGAYVRHLLDTLPTRLDGMRVVLDCANGATHEAAPDAFARAGAEVIAIHAEPDGLNINERCGSTHLDDLRRVVVERRADVGFAFDGDADRCLAVDQFGEVVDGDQILAILALRGKREGLLVDDTVVATVMSNVGFTRAMDAAGITVLRTAVGDRYVLEEMRAGGYTLGGEQSGHVIMSRYATTGDGTLTALQLAAEMASTGRTMSELASAMQRLPQVLLNVGGVDRDGAASHEGLLAEVAAAEAKLGDSGRVLLRPSGTEPLVRVMVEAPTAEEAQEIADHLAGVVRTTLAL, from the coding sequence ATGGGCCGGATCTTCGGTACCGATGGCGTTCGGGGTCTGGCCAATCGGGACCTGACCGCCGAGCTCGCGGTCGACCTCTCGGTCGCCGCGGCCCACGTCCTCGGCGAGGCCGGTGCCTTCGCCGACCAGCGCCCCACGGCAGTCGTCGCCCGCGACACCCGCGCCTCCGGAGAATTCCTGGAGGCCGCGGTGGTCGCGGGTTTGGCGTCTGCGGGGGTCGACGTCCACCGCCTCGGCGTGGTGCCCACCCCCGGTGCGGCCTACCTGACCGCGTTCCTCGAGGCCGACATGGGCGTCATGATCTCCGCCAGCCACAACCCGATGCCCGACAACGGCATCAAGTTCCTGGCACGCGGCGGGGTCAAGCTCGACGACGCGATCGAGGCCGCCATCGAGCAGCGCCTCGAGGAGCCGTGGGACCGGCCCACGGGCGCCGACGTGGGTCGCGTCGGTGACAGCCACGCCGGACTCGGCGCCTACGTCCGCCACCTGCTCGACACCCTGCCCACCCGCCTCGACGGGATGCGTGTCGTCCTCGACTGCGCGAACGGCGCCACCCACGAGGCGGCCCCCGACGCCTTCGCCCGGGCGGGCGCCGAGGTCATCGCGATCCACGCCGAGCCCGACGGTCTCAACATCAACGAGCGCTGCGGCTCCACGCACCTGGACGACCTGCGTCGCGTGGTCGTGGAGCGCAGGGCCGACGTCGGCTTCGCGTTCGACGGCGACGCCGACCGCTGCCTGGCAGTCGACCAGTTCGGCGAGGTCGTCGACGGCGACCAGATCCTCGCCATCCTGGCCCTGCGCGGCAAGCGCGAGGGCCTGCTGGTCGACGACACGGTCGTGGCCACGGTGATGAGCAACGTCGGCTTCACCCGCGCGATGGATGCTGCCGGCATCACCGTCCTGCGCACGGCGGTCGGCGACCGCTACGTGCTCGAGGAGATGCGCGCCGGGGGCTACACGCTGGGCGGCGAGCAGTCCGGCCACGTCATCATGAGCCGCTACGCCACCACCGGCGACGGCACCCTCACCGCGCTCCAGCTGGCCGCCGAGATGGCCTCCACGGGCCGCACGATGTCCGAGCTGGCCTCGGCGATGCAGCGGCTGCCGCAGGTGCTCCTCAACGTCGGTGGCGTCGACCGCGACGGTGCGGCCAGCCACGAGGGCCTGCTGGCCGAGGTCGCGGCCGCCGAGGCGAAGCTGGGCGACTCCGGACGCGTGCTGCTGCGTCCCTCGGGCACCGAGCCGCTCGTGCGCGTGATGGTCGAGGCGCCCACCGCCGAGGAGGCCCAGGAGATCGCCGACCACCTCGCCGGCGTCGTCCGCACGACCCTCGCACTCTGA